A window of Sphingobacterium sp. SRCM116780 contains these coding sequences:
- a CDS encoding TolC family protein: MDDRKNYKKMAFMTIVFSVMGYVSFGQQVTVEDAIRITLEKNLQVKQAVLNKDLAAQDVYQAKSNLYPDLHLNASQRFNNGLAFDQVSGTLITGNKWTTASGASLASNVTIFQGFQKINQIKANKLLLESSATQIEKIKYDLTLSVLVNYLEAITNNELMIASQQQILLSKEQVKTDSIQFEVGNKTLADLSQSKNQVATDELNLVNARNAYESSLLALKQLMELSPQSDLQLVKPQIESVDNALHNYAATEVFEKAKSFNPEVKKAQVDKEVALKQIDIAKGGYYPTVSVGVSYGTNYSSEGKDYLTGAYMPFGDQLNQNKSFGSNITLSVPILNNNRNKINVSKAKINLQLAETNEQFLATNLNKTVNQAVLDLSAATQRYQSSISAFKSSTDAFQVIKERYDIGMANGIELFTAQTNRNKAEFDLIQAKYNMIFKDKIIDYYIGNPIKFDVN, from the coding sequence ATGGACGATAGAAAAAATTATAAAAAAATGGCTTTTATGACCATTGTGTTCTCGGTGATGGGGTATGTTAGCTTTGGACAGCAGGTAACAGTTGAGGATGCAATTCGGATCACCTTAGAGAAAAATTTACAAGTTAAGCAGGCAGTACTAAATAAGGATCTTGCCGCACAAGATGTGTATCAAGCAAAATCAAATCTGTATCCAGATTTACATCTTAATGCCAGTCAAAGATTTAATAATGGACTTGCGTTTGACCAGGTTTCTGGGACGTTGATCACAGGAAATAAATGGACAACGGCATCAGGAGCTAGTTTAGCTTCCAACGTAACTATTTTTCAAGGATTCCAAAAGATTAATCAGATTAAGGCAAATAAATTATTATTGGAATCATCTGCGACCCAAATTGAGAAAATAAAATATGATTTGACCTTGTCGGTATTGGTGAATTATTTAGAAGCAATCACGAACAACGAATTAATGATCGCTAGTCAGCAGCAAATTTTGCTATCCAAAGAACAGGTCAAAACCGATTCTATACAGTTTGAGGTGGGCAATAAAACACTAGCTGATTTGTCCCAGTCCAAAAATCAAGTGGCAACAGATGAATTAAATTTGGTGAATGCTCGGAATGCTTATGAATCGTCATTATTAGCGTTGAAGCAATTGATGGAGTTATCTCCTCAATCAGATTTGCAGTTGGTTAAACCTCAGATTGAATCTGTCGATAATGCTTTACATAACTATGCTGCTACGGAAGTTTTTGAAAAAGCAAAGAGTTTCAATCCCGAAGTGAAGAAGGCGCAGGTGGATAAAGAAGTCGCGTTAAAACAAATAGATATAGCCAAAGGAGGGTATTATCCTACGGTCTCGGTTGGTGTAAGTTATGGAACGAATTATTCTTCTGAAGGAAAGGATTATTTGACGGGAGCATATATGCCCTTTGGAGATCAATTGAATCAGAATAAATCGTTTGGGTCTAACATTACCTTGTCTGTACCTATTCTGAATAATAACCGCAATAAAATAAATGTGTCGAAAGCTAAAATTAACTTACAATTGGCTGAAACCAATGAGCAGTTCTTAGCGACAAATTTAAATAAAACCGTTAATCAGGCGGTACTAGACCTTTCTGCTGCAACACAGCGTTACCAATCGAGTATATCCGCTTTTAAGAGTTCTACAGATGCTTTTCAAGTTATCAAAGAACGTTATGACATCGGTATGGCGAATGGTATTGAATTATTCACAGCACAAACAAATAGAAATAAAGCAGAATTTGATTTGATTCAAGCAAAATATAATATGATCTTTAAAGATAAAATTATTGACTATTATATTGGAAATCCTATTAAATTTGATGTCAATTAA
- a CDS encoding OmpA family protein, with translation MEINLLNSAKEFFNDDVLSKLGNTVGEDKEKVKSGLAAIIPAIFLGLQKESGTGLSAILEQAKQYFGDFNFTNFLKPNAETGEINELVDTDHNEPQHKDLLHTIFGNNLSTIVTTLGGFLGSGGGTIQKLLGLSLPAVFSSLTQNGTNWNASSITKLLDDNKSNFAAALPSGLGLAAFGTSFANVDNIVSSTTEATKPIEAVLVPVPLSKEEEPVAAVVPPVIPPPAEPVKRVEPIIPPARLEPLPTEEPKSGGGGIWKILIPIVIIAVLWFLFGKGCKGDKDKVAPMDTVSNNVTDTTSQVVSSTPSVRESLEVELPNGVKLNAFKGGIEDQLVQFLKTDYKALGEDALKDKWFNFDNLNFETNTAKVLPESQVQLENLAAILKAFPAAKIKIGGYTDKTGDESYNKKLSMERATVVKSYLSENGLSGQVIDAEGYGSEFAQAAADAPESARVLDRKVAVSVR, from the coding sequence ATGGAAATTAATCTTTTAAATTCTGCTAAAGAATTCTTTAACGATGATGTCTTATCCAAATTGGGCAATACAGTCGGAGAAGATAAAGAAAAAGTAAAATCAGGATTAGCAGCTATTATACCTGCAATTTTCTTAGGCTTACAGAAAGAATCAGGAACAGGGCTAAGTGCTATTTTAGAACAAGCTAAACAATATTTTGGCGACTTTAATTTTACAAATTTTTTAAAACCAAATGCTGAAACAGGGGAGATTAATGAATTGGTTGATACTGATCACAATGAACCTCAACATAAAGATTTGTTGCATACTATCTTTGGTAATAACCTCAGTACGATTGTTACAACTTTAGGTGGATTTTTGGGTAGCGGTGGCGGTACCATCCAAAAATTATTAGGCCTTTCTTTACCTGCTGTATTTTCGAGTTTAACACAAAATGGAACCAATTGGAATGCAAGTTCCATCACGAAATTATTAGATGATAATAAGAGTAATTTTGCAGCGGCCTTACCATCGGGTTTAGGGTTAGCAGCTTTTGGTACTTCATTTGCAAATGTAGATAATATCGTTTCTTCAACGACAGAGGCGACTAAACCTATTGAAGCTGTTTTAGTTCCAGTACCACTTTCGAAAGAAGAAGAACCCGTTGCTGCAGTTGTACCTCCAGTTATACCTCCTCCTGCAGAGCCAGTGAAAAGAGTGGAACCTATTATCCCTCCTGCACGTTTAGAACCATTACCGACTGAAGAGCCGAAATCTGGAGGTGGAGGAATTTGGAAAATTTTAATTCCTATTGTAATTATTGCTGTTTTATGGTTCTTGTTTGGAAAAGGATGTAAAGGTGATAAGGATAAAGTTGCTCCAATGGATACGGTGTCAAATAATGTTACAGATACAACTTCACAAGTGGTATCAAGTACGCCATCAGTAAGAGAAAGTTTAGAAGTTGAATTGCCTAATGGTGTAAAATTAAATGCTTTTAAAGGAGGAATCGAAGATCAACTGGTTCAGTTCTTAAAAACAGATTATAAAGCACTGGGTGAAGATGCATTGAAAGATAAATGGTTTAATTTTGATAATTTGAATTTCGAAACAAATACAGCTAAAGTGTTGCCAGAAAGTCAAGTTCAATTAGAAAATTTAGCTGCGATTTTGAAAGCGTTTCCAGCGGCTAAAATCAAGATCGGTGGTTATACAGACAAAACAGGAGATGAGAGCTATAATAAGAAATTATCCATGGAACGCGCTACTGTAGTCAAATCATATTTATCAGAAAATGGATTGAGTGGTCAAGTAATAGATGCCGAAGGATATGGTTCTGAGTTCGCTCAAGCTGCAGCCGATGCTCCAGAATCAGCACGTGTATTAGATCGTAAAGTTGCTGTAAGTGTAAGATAA
- a CDS encoding ABC transporter ATP-binding protein: MTISLLFKKIIPFAKPYKNLIFYTLILTLVGSFAAQINAFILKYTVDSISNLMVAKEPLSKGMHLIGMISAILLIKEIIYSLVQFGQKFYGEKLRIFIARDFSQRIVEKILTYKMAFYTSEENESGKLQTRIDSGISSLTRLVQNFFIDILPLFANALVALVCMFMANVYVGLVGLAVIPIYFYISQSQAGKLSGFRRQMRNYRESKNNRIINLIDSILVIKSFVREPEEAARHEKIQYEMTENQMQTRKTSFFFDSLKNFVEQIAVVAIIVLTAYLVLDNQITIGAIMFHIMLFSNVSAPIRQLHRIYDEVNDALIYSESFFDILESDYLVEGNGNFKPDKVKGHISIQQVYFDYPNGTTALKNVSFDIKPNQITALVGLSGAGKSTVINLLDKFYEPTSGRILLDGVDLRDYDTNFLRKNIGMVLQRNHIFKGSIFENIEYGKIGSSQEEVIKAAKEAYIHEQIMELPHGYDSGAHLLSGGQQQRIAIARLFLKNPPIIFLDEPTANLDAIATEQIKNSLDAIKKDRTVIIISHSISQIIDSNEIVVMEKGQVVEKGIHEELYDHRGTYYKIFSAMASSLNLDKISKTLHH; this comes from the coding sequence ATGACTATATCTTTATTATTTAAAAAAATAATCCCTTTTGCAAAACCCTATAAAAATCTCATATTTTATACCTTAATCTTAACATTGGTTGGGTCTTTTGCTGCACAGATCAATGCATTTATATTGAAGTATACGGTTGATTCTATCAGTAACCTGATGGTTGCAAAAGAACCATTGTCAAAAGGTATGCACTTAATCGGAATGATTTCCGCGATTCTTTTGATTAAAGAAATAATCTATTCCTTAGTGCAATTTGGACAGAAGTTTTATGGTGAAAAATTACGAATTTTTATCGCCCGAGATTTCTCCCAACGTATTGTGGAGAAGATATTGACTTATAAAATGGCTTTTTATACTTCTGAAGAAAATGAAAGTGGCAAGCTTCAAACGCGTATCGATTCGGGCATCAGTTCATTAACCAGGTTAGTGCAGAATTTCTTTATCGATATTCTACCGCTATTTGCGAATGCTCTTGTTGCGTTAGTATGTATGTTTATGGCGAACGTCTACGTGGGGCTTGTAGGTCTAGCTGTAATCCCTATTTATTTTTATATCAGTCAATCGCAAGCAGGTAAGTTAAGTGGTTTCAGACGCCAGATGAGGAACTATCGAGAATCTAAAAATAATAGAATTATCAATTTGATCGATTCCATATTGGTTATTAAATCTTTTGTGCGAGAACCTGAAGAGGCGGCTCGACATGAAAAGATTCAGTATGAAATGACGGAAAATCAAATGCAAACTCGAAAGACGAGTTTTTTCTTTGATAGCTTAAAAAACTTTGTAGAGCAAATAGCCGTCGTGGCCATTATTGTCTTGACAGCTTATTTAGTATTGGATAATCAAATCACGATAGGGGCTATCATGTTTCATATTATGTTGTTTTCTAACGTTTCTGCGCCAATCCGGCAATTGCATCGGATCTATGATGAAGTCAACGACGCGCTAATTTATTCCGAATCATTTTTCGATATTTTAGAATCGGATTATCTGGTAGAAGGAAATGGCAATTTTAAACCAGATAAAGTCAAAGGTCACATCAGTATCCAACAGGTTTACTTCGACTATCCGAATGGTACAACAGCACTTAAAAATGTCTCTTTTGACATTAAACCGAACCAAATTACAGCACTTGTTGGTTTAAGTGGCGCTGGTAAAAGCACGGTTATCAATCTTTTGGATAAATTTTATGAACCTACTTCTGGACGTATCCTGTTAGATGGTGTCGATCTGAGAGATTATGATACCAACTTTTTAAGGAAAAATATTGGGATGGTTTTACAGCGAAATCATATTTTTAAAGGATCTATTTTTGAAAATATTGAATATGGAAAAATAGGAAGTAGTCAGGAAGAAGTTATAAAAGCGGCTAAAGAAGCGTATATACATGAACAGATTATGGAACTTCCTCATGGCTATGATTCTGGAGCACATCTATTATCAGGTGGGCAACAACAGCGTATTGCCATAGCTAGACTATTTTTAAAGAATCCACCGATTATCTTCTTGGATGAACCCACAGCAAATCTGGATGCCATTGCTACGGAACAGATTAAAAATAGCTTAGATGCCATTAAAAAGGATCGTACGGTGATTATTATATCGCACAGTATTTCGCAGATTATCGATTCAAATGAAATCGTCGTGATGGAAAAAGGGCAGGTGGTAGAAAAAGGGATTCATGAGGAGCTCTATGATCATCGAGGAACTTATTATAAAATATTTTCAGCGATGGCTAGCAGTCTTAATTTGGATAAAATTAGTAAAACGTTACATCATTAA
- a CDS encoding DUF4249 domain-containing protein yields the protein MNTLDRFITFKNNMLMKMKAILNYIVLLNVLLLFSCEDKIDLNLDSVEGKYVIVGDLHNADNAQTIRIHRAVDFSANSTNNPVLGADVLVKNQTTGREYKFVDAGNGDYNIARMTLNEGESYSLFVQTKDGNTFEANCTMPHYVTVDSIGLVRKKIFNDEYLYVSMGFLDPVNKENYYKYKLKVNDGDFKFSDVFSDKFNNGLEVEHEITNEDNDLKIGDTIKVLRQCIAKEVYTYWSNIKEQNPGSAAPANPISNISNGALGYFSVSSARYYDLELIEK from the coding sequence ATGAATACTCTTGATCGTTTCATCACCTTTAAAAATAATATGTTGATGAAAATGAAAGCTATTCTTAACTATATTGTGCTGCTAAATGTGTTGTTATTATTTTCATGTGAAGATAAAATTGACCTTAATTTGGATTCTGTGGAAGGAAAATATGTGATCGTAGGGGATCTACATAACGCAGATAATGCACAAACAATCCGTATTCATCGTGCTGTTGATTTTTCAGCGAATTCGACAAACAATCCCGTGTTAGGAGCTGATGTGTTGGTGAAAAACCAAACAACAGGAAGAGAATATAAGTTTGTGGATGCTGGAAATGGGGATTATAATATTGCTAGAATGACGTTAAATGAAGGAGAATCTTATTCCTTATTTGTTCAAACGAAGGATGGAAATACCTTTGAGGCCAATTGTACAATGCCCCATTATGTCACTGTTGATTCGATTGGATTAGTTCGGAAAAAAATATTCAACGACGAGTATTTATATGTTTCCATGGGTTTTTTAGATCCTGTAAATAAGGAGAACTACTACAAATATAAATTAAAAGTGAACGATGGCGATTTTAAGTTTAGTGATGTGTTTAGCGATAAATTTAACAATGGACTAGAAGTAGAGCATGAAATCACAAATGAGGATAATGATTTAAAAATTGGAGATACAATAAAAGTGCTAAGACAATGTATTGCTAAAGAGGTCTATACATATTGGTCAAATATTAAAGAACAAAATCCAGGTTCGGCAGCTCCTGCAAACCCAATTTCGAATATTTCAAATGGCGCATTAGGCTATTTTAGCGTGAGTAGTGCACGTTATTATGATTTAGAGCTTATTGAGAAATAA
- a CDS encoding DUF4268 domain-containing protein codes for MYSREEVKQLKETFWTRFGQYMALHASADGEKINWVNYRTGIKNLRFKMEADKRVALIAIEWNHPDVTMRSLMWEQFEQYRTILEQILGEEWIWDLEMLDEYGKSVSMIYMTLEGKSIFKPEDWPDLISFFKPRLIALDEFWCDAQYGFEIFKS; via the coding sequence GTGTATTCAAGAGAAGAAGTGAAGCAACTAAAAGAGACCTTTTGGACTCGGTTTGGCCAATATATGGCACTGCATGCATCAGCTGATGGTGAAAAAATTAATTGGGTAAACTATAGAACAGGTATTAAGAATCTTCGTTTTAAAATGGAAGCTGATAAGCGTGTTGCTTTGATAGCCATAGAATGGAATCATCCAGATGTAACCATGCGTTCCTTGATGTGGGAACAATTTGAACAATATCGAACGATTTTAGAACAAATACTCGGAGAAGAGTGGATTTGGGATTTAGAGATGCTCGATGAGTACGGAAAATCAGTGAGTATGATTTACATGACCCTGGAAGGTAAGAGTATTTTCAAACCAGAAGATTGGCCAGACCTTATCTCATTTTTCAAGCCCAGATTAATCGCTTTGGATGAATTTTGGTGCGATGCACAGTATGGTTTTGAAATTTTTAAAAGCTAA
- a CDS encoding S1/P1 nuclease, whose protein sequence is MKNIFKGLIILLLTLQLSSVFAWGTIGHRVVAEIAEHHLTRKAKKNIKKIIGNQKLAYWSNWGDFIKSDPHEEFKKMGNSHFINTNPHLPWADFQVAMENSSEENLYKTILRLENSFSDKNLTLDKKKQNLYMLIHLIGDAHQPMHVSRAEDQGGNKIEVTWFGKKSNIHRVWDSDLIDNEKYSYTEYAGVLDILNKSEITQLQTGNLANWLFESNQLSDKIYADVEHNANLSYNYIYDNIYTVENCMLKGGLRLAKVLNDIFG, encoded by the coding sequence ATGAAAAATATATTTAAAGGTCTAATCATTTTGCTCTTGACATTGCAGCTATCATCTGTATTTGCATGGGGAACTATTGGACATCGTGTGGTGGCCGAAATAGCAGAACATCATTTGACAAGAAAAGCAAAAAAGAATATTAAAAAAATAATTGGAAACCAAAAGCTGGCGTATTGGTCTAATTGGGGTGATTTTATTAAATCTGATCCACATGAAGAATTTAAAAAAATGGGAAATTCTCATTTTATCAATACCAATCCACATTTGCCTTGGGCTGACTTTCAGGTAGCAATGGAAAACTCCAGTGAAGAAAATTTATATAAAACAATATTGCGTCTTGAAAACTCATTTTCTGATAAGAATTTAACACTTGACAAAAAGAAACAAAATTTATATATGCTTATTCATCTCATTGGTGATGCACACCAACCCATGCATGTGAGTCGGGCAGAAGACCAGGGAGGAAATAAGATCGAAGTGACTTGGTTTGGTAAAAAATCTAATATTCACCGTGTGTGGGACTCCGATTTAATCGATAATGAAAAGTATAGTTATACAGAATATGCTGGTGTTTTGGATATTTTAAATAAATCTGAAATCACACAGTTGCAAACAGGAAACTTAGCAAATTGGTTATTTGAGTCCAACCAATTGTCTGATAAAATTTATGCTGATGTAGAACATAACGCTAATCTTTCCTACAATTACATTTATGATAATATCTATACAGTAGAAAACTGCATGTTGAAAGGTGGTTTACGTTTAGCAAAAGTCTTAAATGATATTTTTGGATAA
- a CDS encoding adenine phosphoribosyltransferase produces the protein MLEEKLKRVIRDVHDFPKPGIVFKDITPLLQDATLCTEMVDAFVEAVKDWDLDAIAGIESRGFLFGMMLANRLQIPFIPIRKQGKLPFHTISESYALEYGQATIEMHEDAFIKGSKILIHDDLLATGGTVVAASKLIEKLGGQVAGYCFVISLDFLHSQGRLTRFSPAIFSLAHYQ, from the coding sequence ATGCTCGAAGAAAAATTAAAACGTGTTATTCGTGATGTACACGATTTTCCAAAACCTGGAATTGTCTTTAAAGATATTACCCCCTTATTACAAGATGCAACGCTTTGTACGGAAATGGTCGATGCATTCGTAGAAGCCGTAAAAGATTGGGACTTGGACGCAATAGCAGGAATTGAAAGCAGAGGTTTCTTATTTGGAATGATGTTGGCCAATCGCTTACAGATACCTTTTATTCCAATCCGTAAGCAAGGAAAACTGCCTTTTCATACCATTTCAGAATCCTATGCTTTGGAATACGGACAAGCCACGATAGAAATGCATGAAGATGCCTTTATAAAAGGCAGCAAAATTTTGATTCACGATGATTTATTGGCTACAGGTGGTACTGTCGTTGCGGCAAGTAAATTGATCGAAAAATTAGGGGGGCAAGTCGCTGGTTACTGTTTTGTCATCAGTTTAGATTTTTTACATAGCCAGGGGAGGTTAACCAGATTTAGCCCTGCTATTTTTTCATTAGCGCATTATCAATAA
- a CDS encoding helix-hairpin-helix domain-containing protein, which yields MREFFKYFNFSRAEQNGLFVLFILILLLFSFPYILNIFNPTDFDAYKIQAFEQKDSDTITFEKTKKQGFTSDRSQAPAHHLEPISPTFRFDPNTLDDAGWLGLGFTEKQIKVINNYRNKGGRFYKKEDLSKIYSISTIQYKRLESFIEIESSDPSDNKQEGGLPNQNTKFQNNKFVQTIVDINTGDTTAFIKLKGIGSSYARRIVKYRESLGGYIRVEQIKEIYGLPPETFESILPYLKISANPPISKLQINEIDSKSLAKHPYISDKQAIAIVNYRLQHGNYRNLDDLSKVALVDDDLLRKLAAYLTF from the coding sequence ATGCGCGAATTTTTTAAATATTTTAATTTTTCTAGAGCTGAACAGAATGGCCTCTTTGTGTTGTTTATTCTGATTTTGTTGCTATTCAGTTTTCCTTATATTTTAAATATATTTAATCCTACTGATTTCGATGCATACAAAATTCAAGCTTTTGAACAAAAAGACAGCGATACAATCACTTTTGAAAAAACTAAAAAACAAGGGTTTACTTCAGATCGAAGTCAAGCACCTGCTCATCATCTGGAGCCAATAAGTCCTACATTTCGATTTGATCCCAATACCTTAGATGATGCAGGATGGCTAGGTTTAGGATTTACGGAAAAGCAAATTAAGGTAATCAATAATTATAGAAACAAAGGTGGACGGTTTTATAAAAAGGAAGATCTATCCAAAATTTATTCGATTTCGACAATACAATATAAACGTTTAGAAAGCTTTATTGAGATTGAAAGTAGTGATCCATCAGATAACAAGCAGGAGGGTGGTTTGCCGAATCAAAACACGAAATTTCAAAACAATAAATTTGTACAAACGATTGTTGATATTAATACCGGCGATACAACAGCCTTTATCAAGTTAAAAGGTATAGGTTCTTCTTATGCAAGACGAATCGTTAAGTATCGGGAATCTTTAGGAGGTTACATACGTGTAGAACAAATAAAGGAAATTTATGGACTGCCTCCGGAAACATTTGAAAGTATCCTTCCATATTTAAAAATCAGTGCTAATCCTCCAATTTCTAAGCTCCAGATCAATGAAATAGATAGTAAATCCTTAGCTAAACATCCATATATTAGTGATAAACAAGCGATAGCTATCGTAAATTATCGTCTTCAACACGGAAATTATCGTAATTTAGACGATTTAAGTAAAGTTGCCTTGGTGGATGATGACCTATTGCGCAAACTTGCTGCATATTTAACATTTTAA
- a CDS encoding efflux RND transporter periplasmic adaptor subunit, with protein sequence MAKKKSKLPKIILIVAVVILVLVLVGSKLGWFGKGDVVKVAVDPVKEMNINELVSASGKIQPEFEVKLSSEVSGEVVELNIKEGDIVKKGQVLCRIKPDILQSGYERSIATLNSQKANLAAAQQQLKQQQANFSNVQATYKRNLELFNKRVISAAEMDKSSSEYNSALAAIEAQKQNVLSTKFGIDQSQATVKEAKDNLDRTTIYSPSDGVVSLLSIELGERVVGTAQMAGTEIMRIANLDAMEVNVDVNENDINRVRVGNEAEIEVDAYQDRKFKGIVTEIASSSKNIATTTGTSSTEQVTNFNVKVRIQIDSYADLLKENRVSPFKPGLSATVQIFTQHQKGLAIPIQSVTIRNGTGADSLSTDSLKEYVFVLKDGVVKQTVVKTGIQDDKNIIISSGLKKGDEVVSRPFDAISKTLKDNSKVEKVDKNTL encoded by the coding sequence ATGGCTAAAAAGAAAAGTAAATTACCAAAAATCATATTAATAGTTGCAGTTGTTATTTTAGTATTGGTTTTAGTGGGCAGTAAATTGGGATGGTTCGGAAAAGGGGATGTTGTAAAAGTTGCGGTGGATCCTGTGAAAGAAATGAATATCAATGAACTGGTTTCTGCGAGTGGAAAGATTCAACCCGAGTTTGAAGTGAAATTAAGTTCCGAGGTATCAGGAGAGGTTGTTGAATTAAATATTAAAGAGGGAGATATTGTTAAAAAAGGCCAAGTTTTATGTCGTATTAAACCAGATATTTTGCAATCTGGATACGAACGTTCAATTGCTACACTCAATTCTCAAAAAGCAAATTTGGCAGCTGCGCAACAACAGTTGAAACAACAACAAGCGAATTTTAGTAATGTTCAAGCGACATATAAGAGAAATCTAGAACTGTTTAACAAAAGAGTGATCTCAGCTGCTGAGATGGATAAGAGTTCATCTGAATATAATTCTGCTTTAGCTGCTATTGAAGCACAAAAACAGAATGTCCTTTCTACTAAATTTGGTATTGACCAGTCGCAAGCGACCGTAAAAGAAGCAAAAGATAATCTCGATCGTACTACGATTTATTCACCAAGTGATGGTGTTGTTTCTTTACTTTCTATTGAATTAGGAGAACGTGTAGTAGGAACGGCTCAGATGGCCGGAACTGAAATTATGCGCATCGCTAATTTGGATGCTATGGAAGTGAATGTCGATGTGAATGAAAATGATATTAATCGTGTGCGTGTAGGTAATGAAGCTGAAATTGAAGTTGATGCTTATCAGGATCGTAAATTTAAAGGAATTGTAACTGAAATTGCTTCTTCATCCAAAAATATAGCAACGACCACAGGTACTTCTTCGACAGAACAGGTAACCAACTTTAATGTGAAAGTGCGTATTCAAATTGATTCCTATGCAGACTTATTAAAAGAGAATCGTGTTTCTCCTTTTAAACCAGGTTTGTCTGCGACAGTTCAAATATTTACTCAACATCAGAAAGGGTTAGCCATTCCAATACAATCGGTAACGATAAGAAATGGTACAGGAGCAGATAGTTTAAGTACAGATAGCTTGAAAGAATATGTCTTTGTACTTAAAGATGGCGTTGTGAAACAAACAGTTGTGAAAACGGGTATTCAGGATGATAAAAATATCATCATTTCATCAGGACTGAAAAAAGGAGATGAGGTTGTTTCTAGACCATTTGATGCTATCTCTAAAACACTGAAAGATAATAGTAAAGTAGAAAAAGTCGATAAGAATACTTTATAG
- a CDS encoding lipocalin family protein, whose translation MDKKKSLWILAASAAVTLAYNALKPVKSNVKVVEPFDVDRYLGKWYEIARLDFKWEKGLSLVTAEYNKNMDGSIAVNNQGFHKEKDKWKQSVGKAKFIESPTKGALKVSFFGPFYSGYNVVKIDANYQHALIFGENLDYMWLLSREKSIPEDVKLDFLDYAKESGYTIDNLVWTKQA comes from the coding sequence ATGGACAAGAAAAAATCATTATGGATACTTGCTGCTTCTGCAGCAGTTACGCTAGCTTACAATGCACTGAAACCCGTCAAATCGAACGTTAAAGTTGTCGAACCATTTGATGTAGACCGCTATCTGGGCAAATGGTATGAAATCGCTCGACTAGATTTTAAATGGGAAAAAGGACTTTCACTTGTTACCGCAGAGTACAATAAAAATATGGATGGCAGTATTGCCGTCAATAACCAAGGGTTTCACAAGGAGAAGGATAAATGGAAACAGTCCGTTGGTAAAGCAAAATTTATCGAATCACCCACTAAAGGAGCTCTAAAAGTTTCGTTTTTTGGACCGTTTTATAGCGGGTACAATGTTGTCAAAATTGACGCAAACTATCAACATGCGCTTATATTTGGAGAGAACTTGGATTATATGTGGTTATTATCCCGAGAGAAAAGTATACCTGAAGATGTAAAACTAGACTTTCTTGATTATGCTAAGGAATCAGGCTATACGATTGACAATTTAGTTTGGACCAAACAAGCTTAA
- a CDS encoding polysaccharide deacetylase family protein: MYFVKAPFFLKMFYSKSIWNKTRKENKIYLTFDDGPIPELTSFILDTLQHFNIKATFFCVGENIKKNPHLFERILLEGHQVGNHTYSHLKGWETNDDVYLENVQRCQELTKSNLFRPPYGRAKKSQLKKLYSRYQIIMWDVLTGDFDLQLTPEKCLENAIKNTENGSIIVFHDNIKAVPRVQYALPKTIQYLLDKNYRFEVL, translated from the coding sequence ATGTATTTTGTTAAAGCGCCCTTCTTTCTTAAAATGTTTTATTCTAAATCTATTTGGAATAAAACAAGAAAAGAAAATAAAATATACCTAACATTTGACGATGGGCCTATTCCAGAATTAACTTCTTTTATTTTAGACACCTTACAACATTTTAATATCAAGGCTACTTTCTTTTGCGTAGGTGAAAATATTAAAAAAAATCCACATTTATTCGAAAGAATTTTACTTGAAGGACATCAAGTAGGAAATCATACCTACAGCCATTTGAAAGGATGGGAAACAAACGATGATGTTTATTTAGAAAATGTGCAAAGATGTCAAGAATTAACAAAAAGCAATCTTTTCAGACCTCCATACGGAAGAGCTAAAAAATCACAGTTAAAAAAATTGTATTCCCGCTATCAAATTATTATGTGGGACGTCCTAACAGGTGATTTTGATCTTCAGCTAACACCAGAAAAATGCTTAGAAAATGCAATTAAAAATACCGAAAATGGTTCCATTATTGTTTTTCACGATAATATAAAAGCCGTTCCCCGCGTTCAATATGCATTGCCTAAAACCATTCAATATCTTTTAGATAAAAACTATCGCTTTGAAGTTTTATAG